The Panicum hallii strain FIL2 chromosome 9, PHallii_v3.1, whole genome shotgun sequence genome has a window encoding:
- the LOC112877911 gene encoding UDP-glycosyltransferase 86A1-like, whose protein sequence is MGQEAVVAANGAGRPHAVVVPYPLQGHVIPAVHLALRLAERGFAVTFVNTESVHHQTARALRGTGGGGGGDIFAGVRGGQEGRLDLRYELVSDGFPLGFDRSLNHDQFMEGVLHVLPAHVEELLRRVVADPAATCLVVDTFFVWPATLARRLGVPYVSFWTEPALIFNLYYHMDLLAEHGHFKCKEPRKDTITYIPGVPSIEPGELMSYLQETDTTSVVHRIIFKAFDEARRADYVLCNTVEELEPSTIAALRAEKPFYAVGPIFPAGFARSAVATSMWAESDCSRWLGAHPPGSVLYISFGSYAHVTRRELHEIAGGVLASGARFLWVLRPDVVSSDDPDPLPEGFAAAAGGRGLVVPWCCQVEVLSHAAVGGFLTHCGWNSVLESVWAGVPMLCFPLLTDQFTNRRLVAREWRAGVSIGDRGAVAADEVRARIEGVMGGEEGERLRGQVRKLRATLEAAVAPGGSSRSNLDEFVDVLKRRCGGQ, encoded by the exons ATGGGGCAAGAGGCCGTCGTGGCAGCGAACGGCGCCGGCAGGCCGCACGCCGTGGTGGTGCCGTACCCGCTGCAGGGGCACGTCATCCCGGCGGTGCACCTGGCGCTGCGCCTCGCGGAGCGCGGCTTCGCGGTCACCTTCGTCAACACGGAGTCCGTGCACCACCAGACGGCGCGCGCGCTGcggggcaccggcggcggcggcggcggcgacatcTTCGCGGGCGTGCGCGgcggccaggaggggcggcTGGACCTGCGGTACGAGCTGGTGAGCGACGGCTTCCCGCTGGGGTTCGACCGGTCCCTGAACCACGACCAGTTCATGGAGGGCGTCCTGCACGTGCTCCCGGCGCACGTGGAGGAGCTCCTCCGCCGTGTCGTCGCCGACCCGGCGGCCACCTGCCTCGTCGTCGACACCTTCTTCGTGTGGCCGGCCACGCTGGCGCGGAGGCTGGGGGTCCCCTACGTGTCCTTCTGGACGGAGCCCGCGCTCATCTTCAACCTCTACTACCACATGGACCTGCTCGCCGAGCACGGCCACTTCAAATGCAAAG AGCCTCGCAAGGACACGATCACGTACATCCCCGGCGTTCCGTCGATCGAGCCGGGCGAGCTGATGTCGTACCTGCAGGAGACGGACACCACCTCCGTGGTGCACCGCATCATCTTCAAGGCGTTCGACGAGGCCCGGCGCGCCGACTACGTGCTGTGCAACACCGTGGAGGAGCTGGAGCCATCGACCATCGCCGCGCTGCGCGCCGAGAAGCCCTTCTACGCGGTGGGCCCCATCTTCCCGGCGGGGttcgcgcgcagcgccgtggcCACGTCCATGTGGGCCGAGTCCGACTGCTCCCGGTGGCTGGGCGCGCACCCGCCGGGGTCCGTGCTCTACATCTCCTTCGGCAGCTACGCGCACGTGACGCGGCGGGAGCTGCACGAGATCGCGGGCGGAGTGCTGGCCAGCGGCGCGCGGTTCCTGTGGGTGCTCCGCCCGGACGTGGTGAGCTCCGACGACCCGGACCCGCTGCCCGAGGgtttcgcggcggcggcgggcgggcgcgggctgGTGGTGCCCTGGTGCTGCCAGGTGGAGGTGCTCTCCCACGCCGCCGTGGGCGGGTTCCTCACGCACTGCGGCTGGAACTCCGTCCTGGAGAGCGTGTGGGCGGGCGTGCCGATGCTGTGCTTCCCGCTGCTCACGGACCAGTTCACCAACCGCCGCCTCGTCGCGCGGGAGTGGCGCGCGGGCGTCTCCATCGGGGACCGCGGCGCGGTGGCCGCCGACGAGGTGAGGGCGCGGATCGAGGGGGTGATGGGCGGGGAGGAGGGCGAGAGGCTCAGGGGGCAGGTGCGTAAGCTCAGGGCCACGCTCgaggccgccgtggcgcccggcggCTCGTCGCGGAGCAACTTGGACGAGTTCGTCGACGTGCTGAAGCGCAGGTGCGGGGGCCAGTGA
- the LOC112876315 gene encoding pentatricopeptide repeat-containing protein At5g08305-like — MPPPPPSPPLPPHLLRHLHGRKLTTELLDPLIRSTSSSPSPSLSFALFILLLRSALRPSHLTFPFLARAAARLSSASLAAALHGHPLRLGLLPADLHVANSLVHAYAACALPDHARRVFDEIPRPNLVSWNALLDGYAKCRDLAAARKVFARMPRRDVVSWSAMIDGCVKCGEHREALAVFEMMENAAAVEEEEGGGGVRANDVTMVSVLSACAHLGDLERGRRVHQCLRDRGFALKLRLATSLVDMYAKCGAIREALEVFRAVPVENTDVLIWNAMIGSLAVHGMGTESLEMFQEMQRAAVAPDEITYLCLLSACVHGRLVDEAWMFFRLLEAQGLRPHVEHYACLVDVLGRAGRLEEAYGVVKSMPMQPSVSVLGALLNACHLHGWVELGEVVGRQLVQLQPDHDGRYIGLSNIYAVARRWQEAKKARKVMEERGVKKVPGFSEIDVGGGISRFIAQDKTHPGSAQIYDLLNLIAMEMKMKDDDAISDYLSAHC, encoded by the coding sequence atgccgcctccgcctccgtcCCCACCACTGCCCCCGcatctcctccgccacctccacGGCCGCAAGCTCACCACCGAGCTCCTTGACCCCCTCATCCGgtccacctcctcctcgccgtctccctccctctccttcgccctcttcatcctcctcctccgctccgcCCTCCGCCCGTCCCACCTCACCTTCCCCttcctcgcccgcgccgccgcgcgcctgtCCTCCGCCTCCCTCGCGGCCGCGCTCCACGGGCACCCGCTCCGGCtcgggctcctccccgccgacCTCCACGTCGCCAACTCCCTCGTCCATGCGTACGCCGCCTGCGCCCTTCCGGACCACGCCCGCCGGGTGTTCGACGAAATCCCCCGGCCCAACCTCGTCTCGTGGAACGCTCTCCTCGACGGGTACGCTAAGTGCcgggacctcgccgccgcgcgcaaGGTGTTTGCTAGGATGCCCCGGCGGGACGTGGTGTCATGGAGCGCCATGATCGACGGGTGCGTCAAATGCGGGGAACACCGGGAAGCACTCGCGGTGTTTGAGATGATGGAGAACGCCGCTgcagtggaggaggaggagggcgggggCGGGGTGAGGGCGAACGACGTCACAATGGTGAGTGTACTCAGCGCGTGCGCGCACCTGGGGGACCTCGAGCGTGGGAGGCGGGTGCATCAGTGCCTCAGGGATCGGGGCTTCGCTCTGAAACTCAGGCTGGCGACCTCGCTTGTCGACATGTATGCCAAGTGTGGGGCGATCCGCGAGGCGCTGGAGGTGTTCCGGGCTGTGCCAGTTGAGAACACTGATGTCCTGATATGGAACGCCATGATCGGCAGCCTTGCAGTGCATGGCATGGGCACTGAATCGCTGGAAATGTTCCAGGAGATGCAGCGTGCTGCTGTTGCACCAGATGAGATCACGTACCTCTGTCTGCTGAGTGCTTGTGTCCACGGTCGTCTAGTGGATGAGGCTTGGATGTTCTTCCGCTTGCTCGAGGCGCAAGGGCTCAGACCGCACGTCGAGCACTATGCTTGCCTGGTAGATGTGCTTGGTCGAGCAGGGCGCTTGGAGGAAGCATATGGTGTCGTTAAAAGCATGCCAATGCAGCCCAGTGTTTCTGTGCTTGGTGCTCTCCTGAATGCATGTCATTTACATGGATGGGTAGAGCTTGGTGAGGTAGTCGGCAGGCAGCTTGTCCAATTGCAGCCAGATCATGATGGCAGGTACATTGGCTTGTCCAATATCTACGCTGTTGCTAGGCGGTGGCAAGAGGCGAAGAAAGCGAGAAAGGTGATGGAGGAGCGGGGTGTAAAGAAGGTCCCTGGCTTTAGTGAGATTGATGTTGGTGGAGGGATCTCCAGGTTCATTGCGCAGGACAAGACTCATCCGGGCTCGGCGCAGATTTATGACTTACTGAATCTGATAGCGATGGAGATGAAAATGAAGGATGATGATGCCATTTCAGATTACCTCAGTGCACACTGCTAG
- the LOC112877912 gene encoding UDP-glycosyltransferase 86A1-like, whose amino-acid sequence MGPPEAAGAAATGRGGKPHAVVVAYPLQGHLIPVTHLALRLAARGFAVTFVSTEAVHDQTARALGADPDGYDVFAAARASASGQQGLDVACELVSDGLPVGFDRSLHHDDFMGALLHALPAHVERLLRRVVVDPAATFLVADTFFVWPATLARRLGIAYVSFWTEPALIFNLYYHMDLLTQNGHFRCDGHYFRN is encoded by the coding sequence ATGGGGCCACCggaggccgccggcgccgcagcAACAGGCCGCGGCGGCAAGCCGcacgcggtggtggtggcgtacCCGCTGCAGGGCCACCTCATCCCCGTGACGCACCTCGCGCTGCGCCTCGCGGCGCGGGGCTTCGCCGTCACCTTCGTGAGCACGGAGGCCGTGCACGACCAGACGGCGCGCGCGCTGGGCGCCGACCCGGACGGGTACGACGTcttcgcggcggcgcgcgcgtcggCGTCGGGCCAGCAGGGGCTGGACGTGGCGTGCGAGCTGGTGAGCGACGGCCTCCCCGTGGGGTTCGACCGGTCGCTGCACCACGACGACTTCATGGGCGCGCTGCTCCACGCGCTGCCCGCGCACGTCGAGCGCCTGCTCCGCCGCGTCGTCGTGGACCCGGCCGCCACGTTCCTCGTCGCCGACACCTTCTTCGTGTGGCCCGCGACGTTGGCCAGGCGCCTCGGCATCGCCTACGTGTCCTTCTGGACCGAGCCGGCGCTCATCTTCAACCTCTACTACCACATGGACCTGCTCACCCAGAACGGCCACTTTAGATGCGACGGTCATTATTTTAGAAACTGA
- the LOC112876316 gene encoding serine/threonine-protein kinase PCRK1-like isoform X2 has product MHCFRFPSWEREREGDERRGPAATGRSLSTRSNSSTTSTDPDVRRSASECCSLNASELSSGGSFGRCRQLSLSQRPPNALRIFTFQELKSATRGFSRSLMLGEGGFGCVYRGTIRSALEPRRSLDVAIKQLGRKGLQGHKEWMTEVNVLGVVDHANLVKLIGYCAEDDERGMQLLLVYEFMPNGSLADHLSARSPRPASWAMRLRVALDTARGLKYLHEESEFKIIFRDLKPSNILLDEKWNAKLSDFGLARLGPQEGSHVSTAVVGTIGYAAPEYIHTGRLSTKNDIWSFGVVLYELLTGRRPLDRNRPRGEQNLVDWVKPYSSDAKKLETVIDPRLQGNYSIKSAAQLASVANKCLVRHAKYRPKMSEVLEMVQKIVESSDLGTPEHPLISNSKELVSDEKKRKGLDLKRRIADIRAGEGRWFAWQRWTPKLVRTQ; this is encoded by the exons ATGCACTGCTTCCGGTTCCCGAGCTgggagcgggagcgggagggcgacgagcggcgcggcccGGCGGCTACAGGGCGGTCGCTGTCGACGCGGTCCAACAGCAGCACCACGTCCACGGACCCCGACGTGCGGCGGTCGGCGTCCGAGTGCTGCTCCCTCAACGCGTCGGAGCTCAGCAGCGGCGGCTCCTTCGGGCGGTGCCGGCAGCTCTCGCTGTCGCAGCGGCCGCCCAACGCGCTCCGCATCTTCACCTTCCAGGAGCTCAAGTCCGCCACCCGCGGGTTCAGCCGCTCGCTCATGCTCGGCGAGGGAGGCTTCGGCTGCGTCTACCGGGGCACCATCCGGAGCGCGCTCGAGCCGCGCCGGAGCCTCGACGTCGCCATCAAGCAGCTCGGCCGCAAGGGCCTGCAGGGGCACAAGGAGTGGATGACGGAGGTGAACGTGCTCGGGGTCGTCGACCACGCCAACCTCGTCAAGCTCATCGGCTACTGCGCCGAGGACGACGAGCGGGGGATGCAGCTGCTGCTCGTCTACGAGTTCATGCCCAACGGGAGCCTGGCCGACCATCTGTCCGCGAGGTCGCCGCGGCCGGCCTCCTGGGCGATGAGGCTCAGGGTGGCGCTGGACACCGCTCGAGGGTTGAAGTATCTCCATGAAGAATCCGAATTCAAG ATAATATTTCGAGATCTGAAGCCATCGAACATCCTTCTCGACGAGAAGTGGAACGCGAAACTGTCGGACTTCGGCTTGGCGAGATTAGGACCTCAAGAAGGAAGCCATGTCTCCACAGCG GTGGTGGGGACGATTGGATATGCTGCTCCTGAATACATCCACACAGGACGCCTCAGCACCAAGAATGACATATGGAGCTTCGGTGTGGTGCTTTATGAGCTCCTTACAGGCCGGCGACCTCTGGACCGAAATAGGCCGAGAGGCGAGCAGAATCTCGTGGACTGGGTGAAGCCCTACTCTTCTGACGCTAAGAAGCTTGAGACAGTGATCGATCCAAGGCTTCAAGGGAATTACAGCATAAAATCAGCAGCCCAGCTTGCGTCAGTGGCAAACAAGTGCCTGGTGCGCCATGCTAAGTACCGGCCCAAGATGAGTGAGGTACTGGAGATGGTGCAAAAGATTGTTGAGAGCAGCGATCTTGGAACACCGGAGCATCCCTTGATCAGCAATTCAAAAGAATTAGTGAGTgatgaaaagaaaaggaaaggccTCGACTTGAAGAGAAGAATCGCAGATATTAGAGCTGGGGAAGGTAGATGGTTTGCATGGCAAAGATGGACACCCAAGCTTGTGAGAACACAATGA
- the LOC112874537 gene encoding cell division cycle protein 48 homolog, translating into MASQGEPSASASDPKGKKDYSTAILERKKSPNRLVVDEATNDDNSVVALHPETMERLQLFRGDTVLLKGKKRKDTICIVLADETCEEPKVRMNKVVRQNLRVRLGDVVSVHQCQDVKYGKRVHILPIDDTVEGITGNLFDAFLKPYFLEAYRPVRKGDLFLVRGGMRSVEFKVIETDPAEYCIVAPDTEIFCDGEPIKREDEERLDEVGYDDVGGVRKQMAQIRELVELPLRHPQLFKSIGVKPPKGILLYGPPGSGKTLIARAVANETGAFFFLINGPEIMSKLAGESESNLRKAFEEAEKNAPSIIFIDEIDSIAPKREKTNGEVERRIVSQLLTLMDGLKARSHVIVMGATNRPNSIDPALRRFGRFDREIDIGVPDEVGRLEVLRIHTKNMKLAEDVNLELIAKDTHGYVGADLAALCTEAALQCIREKMDIIDLEDETIDAEILNSMAVTNDHFKTALGTSNPSALRETVVEVPNVSWEDIGGLDNVKRELQETVQYPVEHPEKFEKFGMSPSKGVLFYGPPGCGKTLLAKAIANECQANFISVKGPELLTMWFGESEANVREIFDKARQSAPCVLFFDELDSIATQRGSSVGDAGGAADRVLNQLLTEMDGMNAKKTVFIIGATNRPDIIDPALLRPGRLDQLIYIPLPDEQSRLQIFKACLRKSPVAKEVDLNALAKYTQGFSGADITEICQRAVKYAIRENIEKDIERERRRKDNPEAMEEDEVDDIAEIKAAHFEESMKYARRSVSDADIRKYQAFAQTLQQSRGFGSEFRFSEQSATAATTAAADPFASTGAADDDDLYS; encoded by the exons ATGGCGAGCCAAGGGGAGCCGTCGGCCTCCGCTTCCGATCC GAAGGGGAAGAAGGACTACTCGACGGCGATCCTGGAGAGGAAGAAGTCGCCGAACCGCCTGGTCGTTGATGAGGCCACCAACGACGACAACTCCGTCGTCGCTCTGCACCCGGAAACCATGGAGAGGCTGCAGCTCTTCCGCGGCGATACCGTGCTCCTTAAG GGTAAGAAGAGGAAAGATACTATTTGCATTGTCCTTGCGGATGAAACCTGTGAGGAACCAAAGGTTCGGATGAACAAGGTTGTCCGCCAGAACCTGAGGGTGAGGCTTGGTGATGTGGTTTCCGTCCACCAGTGCCAGGATGTGAAATATGGGAAGCGTGTACACATTCTTCCAATCGATGATACAGTTGAAGGCATTACAGGGAACCTGTTTGACGCCTTCTTGAAAC CATACTTCCTAGAAGCATACCGTCCCGTGAGGAAAGGAGACCTTTTCCTTGTCAGGGGTGGAATGAGAAGTGTGGAGTTCAAAGTGATAGAGACTGATCCTGCTGAGTATTGCATTGTTGCCCCAGATACTGAAATATTTTGTGATGGGGAGCCTATTAAGAGGGAGGATGAGGAACGTCTTGACGAAGTTGGTTATGATGATGTCGGAGGAGTCAGAAAGCAAATGGCCCAAATCAGGGAGCTTGTTGAGCTTCCTCTGCGCCATCCTCAGCTTTTCAAATCTATTGGTGTGAAGCCACCAAAGGGCATATTGCTGTACGGACCACCTGGTTCCGGGAAGACTCTTATTGCTCGTGCAGTTGCAAATGAGACTGGAGCCTTTTTCTTTCTTATCAATGGCCCAGAGATTATGTCAAAGCTAGCAGGTGAGAGTGAGAGCAATCTCAGGAAGGCATTTGAAGAAGCAGAAAAGAATGCTCCATCTATCATTTTCATTGATGAAATTGATTCCATTGCTCCCAAGAGGGAGAAGACCAATGGAGAAGTGGAGCGTCGTATTGTTTCACAGCTACTGACTCTTATGGACGGACTCAAAGCTCGTTCCCATGTTATTGTTATGGGTGCTACAAACCGACCTAACAGCATTGATCCTGCTCTTCGAAGATTTGGAAGGTTTGACCGGGAGATTGACATTGGGGTTCCTGATGAAGTTGGAAGGCTTGAGGTCCTCCGCATTCACACGAAGAACATGAAACTAGCTGAGGAT GTTAATTTGGAACTCATTGCCAAGGATACCCATGGATATGTTGGTGCTGATCTTGCTGCTCTTTGCACTGAGGCTGCTCTTCAGTGCATTCGTGAGAAGATGGACATCATAGATCTTGAGGACGAGACGATAGATGCTGAGATACTCAACTCGATGGCTGTTACAAatgaccatttcaagactgCACTTGGAACAAGCAACCCATCTGCTCTTCGTGAAACT GTTGTTGAAGTTCCTAATGTCTCTTGGGAGGATATTGGTGGGCTGGACAACGTCAAGAGGGAGCTCCAGGAG ACTGTTCAATATCCTGTTGAGCACCCGGAGAAGTTCGAGAAGTTTGGCATGTCTCCATCCAAAGGAGTTCTGTTCTATGGCCCTCCTGGTTGTGGTAAGACCTTGTTGGCCAAGGCAATTGCCAATGAGTGCCAGGCCAACTTCATCAGTGTCAAGGGTCCTGAATTGCTTACCATGTGGTTTGGTGAGAGTGAAGCCAACGTCCGTGAAATTTTCGACAAGGCTCGCCAATCTGCTCCCTGTGTCCTCTTCTTTGATGAGCTTGACTCGATTGCTACTCAG AGAGGAAGCAGTGTAGGTGATGCTGGAGGTGCAGCTGATAGAGTGCTCAATCAGCTATTGACAGAGATGGACGGCATGAATGCTAAGAAAACCGTTTTCATTATTGGGGCTACAAACAGGCCTGATATCATTGATCCAGCTTTGCTTAGGCCAGGGCGTCTTGACCAGCTGATCTACATTCCACTGCCTGATGAGCAGTCTAGGCTACAGATCTTCAAGGCCTGCCTTAGGAAGTCCCCTGTGGCGAAGGAAGTGGACTTGAACGCTCTTGCTAAGTACACCCAAGGGTTCAGTGGTGCAGATATCACTGAAATTTGCCAGCGTGCCGTCAAATATGCCATCAGAGAGAACATTGAGAAG GATATTGAGAGGGAAAGGCGGAGAAAGGACAACCCGGAGGCAATGGAGGAGGATGAAGTGGATGACATTGCCGAAATCAAGGCAGCTCACTTTGAGGAGTCGATGAAGTACGCACGCCGCAGTGTCAGCGACGCAGATATCCGCAAGTACCAGGCGTTTGCCCAGACGTTGCAGCAGTCCCGTGGGTTTGGCAGCGAGTTCCGCTTCTCAGAGCAGTCAGCGACTGCCGCCACCACAGCTGCAGCTGATCCTTTTGCATCCACTGGTGCGGCTGATGATGACGATCTATACAGCTAG
- the LOC112876316 gene encoding serine/threonine-protein kinase PCRK1-like isoform X1 codes for MERAGAASPSSRRIAMHCFRFPSWEREREGDERRGPAATGRSLSTRSNSSTTSTDPDVRRSASECCSLNASELSSGGSFGRCRQLSLSQRPPNALRIFTFQELKSATRGFSRSLMLGEGGFGCVYRGTIRSALEPRRSLDVAIKQLGRKGLQGHKEWMTEVNVLGVVDHANLVKLIGYCAEDDERGMQLLLVYEFMPNGSLADHLSARSPRPASWAMRLRVALDTARGLKYLHEESEFKIIFRDLKPSNILLDEKWNAKLSDFGLARLGPQEGSHVSTAVVGTIGYAAPEYIHTGRLSTKNDIWSFGVVLYELLTGRRPLDRNRPRGEQNLVDWVKPYSSDAKKLETVIDPRLQGNYSIKSAAQLASVANKCLVRHAKYRPKMSEVLEMVQKIVESSDLGTPEHPLISNSKELVSDEKKRKGLDLKRRIADIRAGEGRWFAWQRWTPKLVRTQ; via the exons ATGGAGAG AGCAGGGGCGGCGTCTCCAAGTAGCAGAAGAATCGCCATGCACTGCTTCCGGTTCCCGAGCTgggagcgggagcgggagggcgacgagcggcgcggcccGGCGGCTACAGGGCGGTCGCTGTCGACGCGGTCCAACAGCAGCACCACGTCCACGGACCCCGACGTGCGGCGGTCGGCGTCCGAGTGCTGCTCCCTCAACGCGTCGGAGCTCAGCAGCGGCGGCTCCTTCGGGCGGTGCCGGCAGCTCTCGCTGTCGCAGCGGCCGCCCAACGCGCTCCGCATCTTCACCTTCCAGGAGCTCAAGTCCGCCACCCGCGGGTTCAGCCGCTCGCTCATGCTCGGCGAGGGAGGCTTCGGCTGCGTCTACCGGGGCACCATCCGGAGCGCGCTCGAGCCGCGCCGGAGCCTCGACGTCGCCATCAAGCAGCTCGGCCGCAAGGGCCTGCAGGGGCACAAGGAGTGGATGACGGAGGTGAACGTGCTCGGGGTCGTCGACCACGCCAACCTCGTCAAGCTCATCGGCTACTGCGCCGAGGACGACGAGCGGGGGATGCAGCTGCTGCTCGTCTACGAGTTCATGCCCAACGGGAGCCTGGCCGACCATCTGTCCGCGAGGTCGCCGCGGCCGGCCTCCTGGGCGATGAGGCTCAGGGTGGCGCTGGACACCGCTCGAGGGTTGAAGTATCTCCATGAAGAATCCGAATTCAAG ATAATATTTCGAGATCTGAAGCCATCGAACATCCTTCTCGACGAGAAGTGGAACGCGAAACTGTCGGACTTCGGCTTGGCGAGATTAGGACCTCAAGAAGGAAGCCATGTCTCCACAGCG GTGGTGGGGACGATTGGATATGCTGCTCCTGAATACATCCACACAGGACGCCTCAGCACCAAGAATGACATATGGAGCTTCGGTGTGGTGCTTTATGAGCTCCTTACAGGCCGGCGACCTCTGGACCGAAATAGGCCGAGAGGCGAGCAGAATCTCGTGGACTGGGTGAAGCCCTACTCTTCTGACGCTAAGAAGCTTGAGACAGTGATCGATCCAAGGCTTCAAGGGAATTACAGCATAAAATCAGCAGCCCAGCTTGCGTCAGTGGCAAACAAGTGCCTGGTGCGCCATGCTAAGTACCGGCCCAAGATGAGTGAGGTACTGGAGATGGTGCAAAAGATTGTTGAGAGCAGCGATCTTGGAACACCGGAGCATCCCTTGATCAGCAATTCAAAAGAATTAGTGAGTgatgaaaagaaaaggaaaggccTCGACTTGAAGAGAAGAATCGCAGATATTAGAGCTGGGGAAGGTAGATGGTTTGCATGGCAAAGATGGACACCCAAGCTTGTGAGAACACAATGA